The following proteins are encoded in a genomic region of Galbibacter sp. BG1:
- the murQ gene encoding N-acetylmuramic acid 6-phosphate etherase, whose amino-acid sequence MNFTKTTEQTSKYDHLEKMTVNELLTNINAEDKTVPLAVEKEISSIEMLVNAIVPKLENGGRLFYMGAGTSGRLGVVDASECPPTFGVPYDLVVGIIAGGEVAIRKAVEFAEDSLDQGWKDLQEYNISEKDVVVGIAASGTTPYVIGALQECNKNNIVTGCITCNKNSPMAAEAKFPIEVVVGPEFVTGSSRMKAGTAQKLVLNMISTAVMIRLGRVKGNKMVDMQLSNHKLVDRGVRMIMDEIAVDREKASKLLETNGSVRSAINAFQNEKNG is encoded by the coding sequence ATGAATTTTACGAAGACTACAGAACAGACATCCAAGTACGATCATCTTGAAAAAATGACGGTCAACGAACTCCTCACCAATATAAACGCCGAGGATAAAACAGTACCCCTAGCAGTAGAAAAAGAAATTTCTTCTATAGAAATGTTAGTAAACGCTATTGTTCCCAAATTGGAAAACGGCGGACGCCTTTTTTATATGGGGGCTGGGACCAGTGGTCGATTAGGTGTTGTAGATGCTTCAGAATGTCCTCCAACCTTTGGGGTTCCCTACGATTTGGTAGTAGGGATTATTGCTGGTGGTGAAGTAGCCATAAGAAAAGCAGTGGAATTTGCAGAAGACAGTTTAGACCAAGGTTGGAAAGATCTTCAGGAATATAATATTTCTGAAAAAGATGTGGTGGTTGGTATTGCGGCTTCGGGAACCACCCCCTACGTTATTGGAGCATTGCAGGAATGCAATAAAAATAATATTGTTACGGGATGCATTACCTGCAACAAAAACAGCCCTATGGCAGCAGAAGCCAAATTTCCTATAGAAGTGGTAGTGGGCCCCGAATTTGTTACGGGTAGTTCCCGTATGAAAGCCGGTACCGCCCAGAAATTGGTCTTAAATATGATTTCTACGGCAGTTATGATTCGCTTAGGCCGCGTGAAAGGCAACAAGATGGTAGACATGCAGCTTAGCAATCATAAATTGGTAGATCGCGGTGTAAGGATGATAATGGACGAAATTGCAGTGGACCGGGAAAAGGCTTCGAAACTTTTGGAAACCAATGGAAGCGTTCGTAGTGCCATAAACGCCTTTCAGAATGAAAAGAACGGATAG
- a CDS encoding NADP-dependent isocitrate dehydrogenase, whose product MSQKPKILYTKTDEAPALATYSWLSIVKAYTATSNIDIETKDISLAARILAVFPDMLSEDQRVSNDLQELGEIAKTPEANIIKLPNISASIPQLEDAIEELQAKGFAIPDYPHEPKTEAEKEIKARFDSVKGSAVNPVLREGNSDRRAPKAVKNYAKKNPHSMGAWSADSKSHVATMEKGDFRSNEKSLTIDHDQTLKIQFVGDNGSTKVLKDGVKVLDKEVIDATVMSKKALVNFLEEQVKDAKEKDVLFSVHLKATMMKVSDPIIFGHTVKVFFQELFEKHGDVLDKINVEENNGLNDLLEKVEELPEAEKKDVKATIENILKKQPDLAMVNSDKGITNLHVPSDIIIDASMPAMIRNSGQMWNAEGKSQDTKAVIPDSSYSSVYQATIDFCKKHGAFDPTTMGTVPNVGLMAQKAEEYGSHDKTFEISGNGVVQVLDGNGKVIIEHTVAEGDIWRMCQVKDLPIQDWVKLAVNRARATNTPAIFWLDKNRAHDAELIKKVNVYLKDHDTNGLEIKIMSPEEATHYTLARLKDGKDTISVTGNVLRDYLTDLFPILEVGTSAKMLSIVPLMNGGGLFETGAGGSAPKHVQQFLEEGHLRWDSLGEFLALAVSLEHYGNVNNNEKAKVLANTLDEATGKFLEEDRSPSRKVGELDTRGSHFYLGLYWAQALAKQTQDTELKEAFTPIASELTEKEAAIVEELNNAQGQEVNIGGYYLPDNDKTTKAMRPSETFNAILAKI is encoded by the coding sequence ATGTCACAAAAACCAAAAATTCTTTACACTAAAACAGACGAAGCTCCAGCATTAGCAACCTATTCATGGCTTTCAATAGTAAAAGCATATACGGCGACATCCAACATAGATATTGAAACCAAAGATATTTCCCTTGCCGCACGTATCTTGGCTGTATTTCCAGACATGCTTTCTGAAGACCAAAGAGTGTCCAACGATCTTCAAGAGTTGGGAGAAATTGCTAAAACTCCAGAAGCTAATATTATAAAATTACCTAACATTAGTGCTTCCATACCTCAGTTAGAAGATGCTATCGAAGAATTACAAGCCAAAGGGTTTGCTATTCCCGATTATCCGCATGAGCCAAAAACAGAGGCAGAAAAAGAAATAAAAGCACGTTTCGACAGTGTTAAAGGTAGTGCTGTAAACCCGGTGCTTAGAGAAGGTAATTCTGACAGAAGAGCGCCAAAGGCAGTTAAGAACTACGCTAAAAAGAACCCGCACAGTATGGGTGCCTGGAGCGCAGACTCCAAATCTCATGTGGCCACTATGGAGAAAGGGGATTTTCGTTCGAATGAAAAATCGCTTACCATAGACCACGACCAGACCTTAAAAATTCAATTTGTTGGGGACAATGGTTCGACTAAAGTTTTAAAAGATGGAGTTAAAGTTCTAGATAAAGAAGTTATCGATGCCACTGTAATGAGCAAAAAAGCATTGGTAAACTTTTTGGAAGAACAAGTTAAAGACGCCAAAGAGAAAGATGTGCTTTTTTCCGTGCACCTTAAAGCAACCATGATGAAGGTGTCTGACCCCATTATTTTTGGGCACACCGTAAAAGTTTTCTTTCAAGAGCTTTTTGAAAAGCATGGAGATGTTCTCGACAAAATAAATGTAGAAGAAAATAACGGTCTTAACGATCTTTTGGAAAAAGTGGAAGAACTTCCTGAAGCTGAAAAGAAAGATGTTAAGGCGACCATTGAAAATATATTGAAAAAACAACCGGATCTTGCCATGGTTAATTCCGATAAAGGAATTACCAACTTGCACGTTCCAAGTGATATAATCATCGATGCTTCCATGCCAGCCATGATTCGTAATTCTGGGCAGATGTGGAATGCGGAAGGTAAAAGTCAAGACACCAAAGCTGTTATACCAGATAGCAGTTACTCCAGCGTTTATCAAGCTACCATCGATTTCTGCAAAAAACACGGTGCTTTCGATCCTACTACGATGGGAACTGTTCCCAATGTAGGTCTAATGGCTCAAAAAGCAGAAGAATACGGTTCTCATGACAAAACTTTTGAAATCTCTGGAAATGGAGTTGTTCAAGTTTTAGATGGTAACGGCAAAGTTATTATAGAGCACACAGTTGCAGAAGGCGATATTTGGAGAATGTGCCAAGTGAAAGATTTACCTATTCAAGATTGGGTTAAACTTGCTGTTAACCGTGCTAGGGCTACCAATACTCCTGCCATTTTCTGGTTGGACAAAAACAGGGCTCACGATGCAGAATTGATTAAAAAAGTAAATGTTTACCTAAAAGATCACGATACCAACGGTCTTGAAATAAAAATTATGTCTCCAGAAGAGGCGACTCATTATACATTGGCACGCTTAAAAGATGGTAAAGACACCATTTCTGTTACCGGAAATGTACTTAGGGATTATCTAACGGATCTTTTCCCTATCCTAGAAGTGGGTACCAGTGCAAAAATGCTTTCCATTGTTCCGTTAATGAATGGAGGTGGATTGTTTGAAACCGGTGCGGGAGGATCTGCTCCAAAACACGTACAACAATTCTTGGAAGAAGGTCACTTGCGTTGGGATTCCCTTGGGGAGTTTCTAGCATTGGCTGTTTCCCTTGAACATTATGGAAACGTAAATAATAATGAGAAAGCAAAAGTATTAGCCAATACGTTGGATGAAGCTACCGGTAAATTTTTAGAGGAAGATAGATCTCCGTCCAGAAAAGTCGGGGAACTTGATACCAGAGGTAGCCATTTTTATTTAGGTCTTTACTGGGCACAGGCGCTGGCAAAGCAAACGCAGGATACTGAGCTAAAAGAAGCCTTTACTCCAATTGCTTCAGAATTAACCGAGAAAGAAGCCGCTATTGTAGAGGAACTCAACAATGCACAAGGCCAAGAGGTTAATATCGGTGGGTATTACTTACCAGACAATGATAAAACAACAAAGGCAATGAGACCTAGCGAAACATTTAACGCTATCCTTGCTAAAATATAA
- a CDS encoding DUF4249 domain-containing protein, producing the protein MKKLIILIVSIFLFSCEEVIDVDLETAPPRLVIEASINWVKQTSGANQEIRLTTTAPYFDTEVPPANDAEVFILNEGGERFDFLEDGNSGYYICEDFEPVLNATYFLTVVYEGETYTAEETLLPVSDLEYVTQNNGEVFGEEYIELKAYFQDPADEENYYFYTFDAENDNTIDIIEDRLVNGNEIFAFFASEELSVGDEVDITLYGVSKRYFAFMQTLLAQTGTDGGGPFETQPATVRGNIVNSNDIDNFAFGYFRLSQTDRFTYTIE; encoded by the coding sequence ATGAAAAAATTAATTATACTTATCGTTTCAATTTTTTTGTTTTCCTGTGAAGAGGTTATCGATGTAGATCTAGAGACCGCACCTCCGAGACTGGTTATAGAGGCTTCTATAAATTGGGTTAAACAAACCAGTGGAGCCAACCAAGAAATAAGGTTAACCACCACAGCTCCTTATTTTGATACCGAAGTACCCCCGGCAAACGATGCCGAAGTTTTTATCCTGAATGAAGGCGGGGAACGGTTCGATTTTTTAGAAGATGGCAATAGTGGATACTATATTTGTGAAGACTTTGAGCCGGTTCTTAATGCCACCTATTTTCTTACCGTGGTTTACGAAGGGGAAACCTATACTGCGGAAGAAACCTTACTCCCTGTTTCAGACCTCGAATATGTAACTCAAAATAATGGTGAAGTGTTTGGTGAAGAGTATATAGAACTCAAAGCATACTTTCAGGATCCAGCGGACGAAGAAAACTACTATTTCTATACATTCGATGCCGAAAACGATAATACGATTGACATTATAGAAGATCGCTTGGTAAATGGGAATGAAATCTTTGCATTCTTTGCCAGTGAAGAACTTTCCGTAGGAGACGAAGTAGACATTACCCTTTACGGAGTATCCAAAAGGTACTTCGCATTTATGCAAACCTTGTTGGCACAAACTGGAACCGATGGAGGTGGCCCTTTTGAAACTCAACCCGCAACCGTTAGGGGAAACATTGTAAACAGTAACGATATCGATAATTTTGCGTTTGGTTATTTTAGATTATCACAAACTGATCGATTTACGTATACAATTGAGTAA
- a CDS encoding DUF6095 family protein — MKRTDRELFLKSLKYFAYTVALMFTAPTVIYQAFKNQSHPWYWPVLIFGLLLAIGAIVMGFYSLKVIMKSFFGGK; from the coding sequence ATGAAAAGAACGGATAGAGAGTTATTTTTAAAAAGCCTAAAGTACTTTGCTTATACCGTAGCCTTAATGTTTACGGCACCTACGGTTATTTATCAAGCATTTAAAAACCAGTCACATCCGTGGTACTGGCCAGTTTTAATTTTTGGACTTCTACTTGCCATAGGCGCAATAGTAATGGGATTTTATAGCCTAAAAGTAATTATGAAATCCTTTTTTGGAGGGAAATAG
- a CDS encoding NYN domain-containing protein — translation MNGNTNLAVLIDGDNIPSAHVKEMMEEIAKYGNPTIKRIYGDWTKPNLTKWKNLLLENAITPIQQYGYTTGKNATDSAMIIDAMDILYSGKVNGFCLVSSDSDFTRLATRLREAGMQVIGIGEKKTPSPFIVACDKFVYIEILKSHTEKKSDDNKDNHKPNVDAITRKEINLISTTISDLSDEDGWAFLGDVGSLLQKKQPNFDSRNYGFDKLTPLIKSIGNFELDQRVNAKSKHKLIYVRNKEKNTPKVKKK, via the coding sequence ATGAATGGTAACACAAACTTAGCTGTACTAATAGATGGCGACAATATCCCATCGGCTCATGTAAAAGAGATGATGGAAGAAATTGCCAAGTATGGAAACCCTACTATAAAGAGAATTTATGGGGACTGGACCAAGCCCAATCTTACCAAATGGAAAAATCTGTTATTGGAAAATGCCATAACCCCTATTCAGCAATACGGTTATACCACGGGAAAAAACGCTACCGATTCTGCTATGATTATAGACGCCATGGATATTCTTTATAGCGGAAAAGTGAACGGATTCTGTTTGGTGTCGAGTGATAGCGATTTTACCAGATTGGCCACTAGGCTAAGGGAAGCTGGAATGCAAGTAATTGGTATTGGCGAAAAGAAAACCCCAAGTCCTTTTATTGTTGCTTGCGATAAGTTTGTTTATATTGAAATACTGAAAAGTCATACAGAGAAGAAAAGTGACGATAACAAAGACAATCATAAACCCAACGTGGATGCCATTACGCGTAAGGAAATCAACTTAATCTCCACCACTATTTCCGACCTTTCTGACGAGGATGGATGGGCCTTCCTTGGTGACGTAGGCAGCCTATTGCAAAAAAAACAGCCCAACTTCGATTCTCGAAATTATGGGTTCGATAAACTGACCCCTCTAATTAAATCGATTGGAAATTTTGAGCTCGATCAACGGGTAAATGCCAAGAGCAAACACAAATTAATTTATGTAAGGAATAAAGAAAAGAATACCCCAAAGGTAAAAAAGAAATAA
- a CDS encoding TonB-dependent receptor codes for MSNLYKACLFFICGIAISYGQNKTILSGVVKEDSSNETLIGVNVVIPELKIGTTTNEYGFYSISVPPGTYTVQISYLGYKNGVEEIDLTENVKKNFNLVNDAEELDEVVVEEDIERISIKSPQMSVNNLTTATIKKIPAVLGEADVIKSILLLPGVSNAGEAASGFNVRGGAADQNLILLDEAIIFNSDHLFGFFSVFNPDAIKNIKLYKGGIPARYGGRVSSVLDIYQKDGNSKDFHMTGGIGAVASRLLAEGPIVKDKGSFLIGARSSYAHLFLKLTDNENSAYFYDLNTKLSYKFDPKNSLYISGYFGRDVFDINDSFNNTYGNAVFNARWNHLFSDKLFSNLSAIYSDYYYGLTLDFVGFNWNSGIKNFNLKYDFKHYISNNFKLNYGINNVYYKFNPGEIEPEGENSGVNYFKLTDKYANELAFYIGAEQKISKDLTVEYGLRQSRFDRLGQDELNVYENDNPVIYNEQQGVYEKATPIDTVSASRGTSIQSFTNLEPRVALSYSFDETQSVKASYNRMSQYLHLLSNTSSPTPLDVWTPSGPYVKPQILDQYAIGYFKNINNNDYSIEVELFYKYIKNRVDYIDGADLIANNAIEQVILNGKAKAYGMEILFKKNVGKLQGWVAYTLSESKQRTPGRNANEPGINNGEWYFTPYDKTHDLSLTTNYTLSDKWSFGTNFIFQTGRPTTYPIGQYQYEGVTVPSYGLRNNNRLPFYNRLDLSATYIPKPRKNKGWQSEWVFSIYNVYNRKNAASITFRENVEEQRNEAVQLSIFGIIPSITYNFKF; via the coding sequence ATGTCCAACTTATACAAAGCCTGCTTATTTTTTATATGCGGAATAGCTATCTCCTATGGTCAAAATAAAACAATTCTCAGCGGTGTAGTAAAAGAGGATTCCAGTAACGAAACCCTTATTGGAGTTAATGTGGTAATTCCCGAATTAAAAATTGGAACTACCACCAACGAATACGGTTTCTATTCCATTTCTGTACCTCCCGGAACTTATACAGTACAAATAAGCTATTTGGGATATAAAAATGGAGTAGAAGAGATCGATCTCACTGAAAATGTCAAGAAAAATTTTAACCTCGTAAATGATGCTGAAGAATTAGACGAAGTTGTTGTAGAAGAGGATATTGAGAGGATAAGTATTAAAAGTCCGCAAATGAGTGTTAATAACCTCACTACGGCTACCATAAAAAAAATCCCCGCTGTTTTGGGAGAAGCAGACGTTATTAAATCCATTTTACTCTTACCCGGAGTAAGTAATGCAGGGGAAGCTGCCTCGGGATTTAATGTAAGGGGTGGAGCGGCAGACCAAAACCTTATACTTCTGGACGAAGCAATAATTTTCAATTCCGATCACCTCTTTGGTTTCTTTTCTGTATTCAATCCAGATGCCATAAAAAACATCAAACTCTATAAAGGTGGTATTCCAGCACGCTATGGAGGGCGTGTTTCTTCCGTATTAGACATTTATCAAAAAGACGGTAACAGCAAAGATTTCCATATGACTGGCGGTATTGGCGCAGTAGCGAGCCGTTTATTGGCCGAAGGGCCAATTGTAAAAGATAAAGGCTCTTTTTTAATAGGAGCCAGAAGTTCTTACGCCCATCTATTTTTAAAACTAACAGACAATGAGAACTCGGCTTACTTTTACGATCTAAACACGAAATTATCTTATAAATTCGATCCAAAAAACAGTCTTTATATTTCCGGTTATTTCGGCAGGGACGTGTTCGATATTAACGATAGCTTCAATAACACTTATGGTAACGCTGTTTTCAACGCCCGATGGAACCATTTATTTTCAGATAAATTATTCTCGAACCTTTCTGCCATTTACAGCGACTACTATTACGGACTTACCCTCGATTTTGTGGGCTTTAATTGGAACAGTGGGATTAAAAACTTCAATTTAAAATATGATTTTAAACACTATATCTCCAATAATTTTAAGCTCAACTACGGAATCAATAACGTATACTACAAGTTTAACCCTGGGGAAATCGAACCAGAAGGCGAAAATTCTGGAGTAAACTATTTTAAATTGACGGATAAATATGCCAACGAATTGGCATTTTACATCGGTGCAGAACAAAAAATATCGAAAGATTTAACGGTAGAATACGGCTTACGCCAAAGTAGGTTCGACCGTTTAGGGCAAGACGAATTAAATGTGTACGAAAACGACAATCCAGTAATTTACAACGAGCAACAGGGGGTATATGAGAAAGCAACGCCTATAGATACGGTGAGTGCCAGTAGAGGCACTTCCATACAATCATTCACCAATTTAGAACCGAGGGTAGCACTCTCCTATTCTTTTGATGAAACCCAATCTGTAAAAGCCAGTTATAACAGAATGTCTCAATACCTTCATTTGCTTTCCAACACCAGCTCCCCGACCCCTTTGGATGTATGGACACCAAGCGGACCTTATGTGAAACCACAAATTTTGGATCAATATGCCATCGGTTATTTTAAAAACATAAATAACAATGATTATTCTATTGAAGTGGAATTGTTTTATAAATACATTAAAAACCGGGTGGATTATATAGACGGGGCAGATCTCATCGCCAACAATGCCATAGAACAGGTTATTCTTAACGGAAAGGCCAAGGCGTATGGAATGGAAATTTTATTCAAAAAAAATGTCGGGAAATTACAAGGTTGGGTCGCCTATACCTTGTCGGAATCTAAACAGAGAACCCCGGGAAGAAATGCAAACGAGCCTGGTATTAATAATGGAGAGTGGTATTTTACACCTTACGACAAAACCCACGATCTATCGCTCACTACCAACTATACCCTAAGCGATAAATGGAGTTTTGGAACCAATTTTATATTTCAAACCGGTCGGCCTACTACCTACCCCATTGGGCAATATCAATACGAAGGCGTTACCGTACCGAGCTACGGCCTTCGAAACAACAACCGCTTACCATTTTACAACCGTTTAGACCTTTCAGCAACCTACATTCCAAAGCCAAGAAAAAACAAAGGTTGGCAAAGTGAGTGGGTGTTTAGTATTTACAATGTCTACAACCGAAAAAATGCAGCCTCCATAACATTTAGGGAAAATGTGGAAGAACAACGAAATGAAGCAGTACAGTTGTCCATTTTTGGAATTATCCCGTCCATAACCTACAATTTTAAATTCTAG
- the bshA gene encoding N-acetyl-alpha-D-glucosaminyl L-malate synthase BshA yields the protein MRIGIVCYPTFGGSGVVATELGMALANRGHEIHFITYKQPVRLALLKGRIHFHEVNVPEYPLFHYQPYELALSSKLVDMIKLHKIEVLHVHYAIPHAYAAYMAKKMLQTQGIEIPIVTTLHGTDITLVGNHPFYKPAVTFSINKSDVVTSVSKSLKEDTKRLFDIKRKIHVIPNFIDVSKYNRAFTDCQRGMMAEENERIITHISNFRKVKRIPDVINIFNGIQKEVPAKLIMVGEGPEREGAEALADRLGIGEKVVFLGNSNEVDKILCFSDLFLLPSETESFGLAALEAMVNEVPVISSNTGGIPEVNKDGFSGYLSNVGDVDSMTKNAIKILKEETTLNTYKKQAREQATSFDIDKIVPRYEEIYEKAYNKVFNRTS from the coding sequence ATGCGTATAGGGATTGTATGTTATCCAACTTTTGGTGGTAGTGGTGTAGTGGCAACAGAACTTGGGATGGCATTGGCAAACAGAGGTCACGAAATTCATTTTATAACATACAAACAGCCGGTACGCTTGGCATTACTAAAAGGAAGAATTCATTTTCACGAAGTAAATGTGCCAGAATATCCATTGTTCCATTACCAGCCTTATGAGCTAGCGCTTTCAAGCAAGCTTGTAGACATGATAAAGCTTCATAAAATTGAGGTTTTGCACGTGCATTATGCCATTCCACACGCGTACGCGGCCTATATGGCCAAAAAGATGTTACAAACACAGGGGATCGAAATTCCCATTGTCACCACCCTTCACGGTACAGATATTACCTTGGTTGGTAATCATCCTTTCTATAAGCCTGCAGTAACATTTAGTATCAATAAATCAGATGTGGTTACTTCGGTTTCCAAAAGCTTAAAGGAAGATACCAAACGTCTTTTCGATATCAAACGCAAGATTCATGTAATCCCGAATTTTATAGATGTTTCTAAATATAACCGAGCTTTTACCGATTGCCAACGCGGCATGATGGCGGAAGAAAATGAGCGGATTATTACGCACATCAGTAATTTTAGAAAGGTTAAGCGCATTCCAGATGTCATTAATATATTTAACGGCATTCAAAAAGAAGTTCCCGCAAAACTCATTATGGTAGGGGAAGGCCCGGAGCGCGAAGGAGCAGAAGCTTTGGCAGATCGTTTGGGAATTGGAGAGAAAGTGGTTTTCTTGGGTAATAGCAACGAGGTTGATAAAATATTGTGTTTTTCAGATTTGTTTTTATTGCCTTCGGAAACGGAAAGTTTTGGTCTAGCGGCACTGGAAGCCATGGTAAATGAAGTTCCCGTAATTTCCAGCAACACAGGCGGGATTCCTGAAGTGAATAAAGATGGTTTTAGTGGTTATCTAAGCAATGTGGGTGATGTGGATAGCATGACCAAAAATGCCATAAAAATCTTAAAGGAGGAAACCACTTTGAATACTTACAAAAAGCAGGCCAGGGAACAAGCCACAAGTTTCGATATCGATAAAATTGTTCCCCGTTATGAAGAAATCTATGAAAAAGCTTACAACAAAGTTTTCAATAGAACTTCTTGA